The segment GCTCCAATGGTATTTAACACGTCATATTAGTTAGTGAACAAAGACCTAATGGGATATCAACATACCTGAGCACAGAATAAATGCATAGAAAATAGTATTTTTTCTATGTGgtatttttacttgtttaacatgttttaacTTAAAATGATTACAGATATGTTTAACAAAGGTTTTTTAgacttgatttgatttcttAACACCATTCACGTCAGAGCGATCCCATGAGGAGATCAATAGATACAGATATCGTTTCCCTTTTCAGCTGAACAAACATTTTCCAATGTCTTTTCCGATATCCTCGATCCTCCAGGATTTTCAGATCCCAAACTGACAGAAGAACAGACATCCAGACAAGAGGAGCGCTCAGAAAACCCCCAGCAGGACCCCACCCCGGATACAAACCAGTAGACGTTTTTTTACAAGTGCTTTTTTCATAGAATAAACCGAGGTTAACTGAGGTTGACATTGAGTCACTGTTTGTAACAAGACCACAATGTTCTGATTGGTAGATGAAagtggggaggagagggggtgtTAAGATTAAGATCATCTTCCCAAGGTAAGATGCAGTCACAGAAAAGTCCTCATGTCTTATTTCAAGTGTAGTTTAACTATGCTAATTTAAATGCAAAGTCTACATGCTGGCCATGTTATACAGTAAAGTCCCTGTACTTAATTTAAATTGCCACATAAACGCTCATAAGGAACAATTTACTCTTTATCTTTTGAAATGAACAAGAATCCTTTAATCAACAATCATCAATAAACCTtgaaaacatgtcagtgtttgtcatGCCTGCTGTTTGGTATTGATTCATAATGAAGGGGGGGTCACGACGTGTTCTTTTACATTGAAACATTTCAAGGATTTTATAGCAAGGTCAAAAATCCTTATCGGTTAATTTAAACTATAATTTTAACAATTATTGTATTAGATTCAAATTGAGTTACAGCAATAACAACATTATCCAAATAAGGATGTGCTGTTAAAAGCCTGGTGCATTTTTTACTGAGAAGGCAAACTGATATATAAGTGATATACCCATCTTTCTCTAAGTGAATCTGTAATGTTAACTGGTTTATTTCTGACAGTGAGAAGGGGTGTTTATTCAGATTTAGTCgatcattttcatcaaaatacaaatttgagTTTGAAACTATTATTTTGTACATTACACAatttctctttgctctctggATGTGTATCCACCAATGGCCCATTATCCAGTCTTGTTAAAGTACACTTGACCTCCACAGAGAAGCCATGTTTGCCTCTTAATAATAACTGTGCAGTGGAAGCATCATTCACATGGGTAATAGCTAATTGAATAATTTTAATACAGGCTATTGTAGCTCCAACACATTCATAATTCTTCAAATAGCATTTAGCAGTTTATATGTGGAGATACGATTTGCACAAAATAGTACTTAGCATTTTAAAGATGGTCTCTGGTGCATGAAGTTTGATACAGAGGCTGAGATATCCTACACTTTTATCTTTAATATGGGTCACACTTCATATCTATGCAAAACCTTGATCCTACGCATTCGATTTAGAACTTTTAAACATACTTTTTAGATGAtcctttgatttgaatatgcaCCATGAAAACGTCACATTCAAGTGCCCCTTAAAACTCTGCTGACTTCAGTTCTCTGCTCTCCCAGCAGGAGGGGCTGTAGAGTGACGGGTTGCCCTGAGGCCTCAGCTTCAAACCGAAAGAAGTTTATgatcatgttttctctttttcttatttaagGAGGAGAAATGTAGCTTTTCTGTATTTGAGGAGGATGTATCGTAACAAATCACACAATGACTGAAGACACAGCTCTGTTACTTCTCTGTTACATGTGCGTGAGCTAAGGTTTGCATGCATAGCTCACATAATTGAAACACAACCCCCAGCACACGCAAACACGTATGTAGTGAGGATGTAGATACAAAACAGACATGACATGTATTGCTTCTCTAATGTGTGATAACAGCAAAGCATGCAATTTTTTAAAGATACTCACCATCTTCTCTTAATgagtcaaactaaaaagtacgagaccaaagtgaaataaatcaaatgatcaCTGTGACATTCTATCACAACAAAGATTTACACTGAGCAGTCTCACACAGACTGGTACCTCCAAAGGCAACATAAATATCTGTATCGATTTCACAAGGAGCTTAAATTTCTGGAGAGTCCCCAAAGATATTTGTGAAAAACAGTTCTGTTtatgaaaaatgaatgtgtctttTACGCTCCTGGCTCCGAGTACATTGAATTATTTATCGCCAGAGTGCCTATTTTTAGGATAAAGCCAAAGTGAATCTCAGCTGAACACATGAGCAGTGGTGCAGTGATGTCAGACACTGCTAATTGACACTGACGGTTGAGTTAAAGTTTTCTGATGGATGTGCCggtttttgacatttaaatatagGAAAGCAGATCCTGGTTCACTTTGCTTCGGAAACACAAGACaactattttttattatttaaaaaaataatactcAAGGAACAACACCCAATCAccaatttaaacattttattgtatcaAACAAATTTAGATTACAGATGTAATCACCAATCTATTCAGGTAAAACTGGAACAAAAACTCCCCAGATTTGATTCATGTAAATTTCACAATTACCAttcaaaaacagaacaaacattaCATGGTCCATAAATacactgcagaagaagaagaaactaaaaGCTTGCACAGGAATGTTTAAAGGTCGTTCTTTGTTCAACTGCTCGTACTGTGGCTGACTCATCTGCTGAAGTGACATCAATGCTCGGGTGGCTTTagttttctgtttcagttttattcttctgttttaCTCTTTTGTCAGAAATAGTAATAATGAGGTGGAGGTTATGGAAGGATTGTCAGATAATCTACATGATGATGCCAAATAAGTGATAAGAACAACAGATGGGaaacatttaatgaaacatTCAGATGAAGTTTATACAAAACTAGAGAATGTCAGTAATTGCAATTTGTGTCGggtcatttaaaataatatttgctgttttatataatatttccCATTCAACATAAAACATGGTTGATACCTTGGTCTTAGAAAAGTGTCATGCAGGAACGTGTTTTATGAAGAGGATTAAGATTCCTTAAAGCGTTCAAGCATCGAAAATGACAGTGCAATTTGTTCGCTGGACATAGATTTGTCCTTGTTAATCCAAAGTATGTAAATGAATACGAACCCCTTATCGACTAGAGATTAACAACATATGGATCGGCTGGTAAAAGTCTGGTTTTCAGTGCATctaatgttgttattgttatttgagGTATTACCAGTAATCACGTCCTTGTGTAACAGGACTGCAGTCTTGAAAATCAAGCCATTTGATTGGCTGTATGGAAACAAGATCTACGTGCACTGACGTATGTGACATAGCAAAAGGGCTAAACCCGTGGGTACCAAAAatcatgaaatataaatgtctggtttggtttctgcttttttctcaAAGGAGAATGCCTTTAATATATATTCGCCTGCAACTAAGTTATTTTCATTAGTGTTTAATCtgtcagattatttttttcaatcaaacaATTTGTATAAAATTGCTAAAAGTTTAGTTTGAGAATTCAACAGGACAAATCCCTAACATATTGATAATATGAGATAATTGTAGACCACTGATAAAAAACCAACAGATATTCATActggagaaaactgaaaattctCGTAGCCGATTCATTATTAGAAAATATATCAACTATGAAAATACTTGACAATTAACTCTCTGCTCATGGACTAATAAATCAAATACCTAATTGCTGCAGGTACATGCTGtagcagaaaataaacatgcatgtgaTCGTCACTTGGACTTTAAGAAGACTTTTGCAGATGTCCAGTCTATTATTgtaaacatatatttatgtatttaaactgTCAGTCAACCCAAATTTACTGTGTACTAATTTTAAATTGAGCATTGAAATCCTACTTAATGATATAAGTAGAAGTTGAAATTATAGTTTAAGTCCAAGTTATTTATGAGGTacaaattcattattattgCTTAGATTAGGAGTAAAATTTGCAGAAGTCATGGCACGTGATGATGAAAACTGCCTGATAGAATTTCAAATGGAGTTTCTGCCTTTGaacattaaaggagacattaaGCATGTGAGTTGCGGTAGTGAATAATAATGACTGTGTGACTGAGACAGGAAAAGACTGATCCATTTAGTAGATGTTACAGTAGGCTAGTTTTAGTTTTAGGCGAGTGCAGGggcaacagaaaatgaatggaatcGTCCctttgacacaaaataaaagaagaaacctTTGTTCTTGTTGTCGAGGTGGTAACTAAGGTCTGACTGTAGATGTATGTATATATGCcctgatgtttctaacacgtggATCTGCACACACAATCTTCTGTCATTGTGTTGGGCTGGCCGAGCAGACTGAGCAGCATTTTGTCGTTCGGGGGAAAAactctatttttctttctccaggcTGCATTgctttgtcttttcctcctccgGCTGACTCGCGCTGGATGCTGCATCTTTTGTTCCTGCAAAATATAGACAGTGACATGAAAGACTGAGAGACAATACGAGAGAAGAGAGGCTGGCATGAGGGAGTAAAAATGGACTCTCGCAGCCCCAGCCTTTAATACATTGTGTAACCGTTGTTTCTctggaaggaagagaaagagcaatatgtttttttcctgttgcttTGTACTCAAGAAACCAGTATCGACCAGGTGCTGAATATCGATGCTTTATCCATAAATGTCACATGTACtttcaaaaaatatttacataacaAAAACAGCAAGACAAAAACAGTGTTTCCAAAGTTCTCAGTTTTAGGAGCTCGAAAACTCGAAATGTCTTATCTATTGTTTCTTCCTTccagtctctcctcctctatctTTTCCCATAAAGAAGATTCTACTAGACAAAGTATAAGCAGaatttttttgtacattttcaacttgcataccaccaccaccaccaccaccacccacgtgcgaaaaaatgttttttcttgtatGTAGCTGCCTCCCAGGGTATGTCAGCCGTGGCGGAGCTCTCTGAAGTGTGGATCAAAACCACTTCATAAATGTTTGTGAATGAGCCAGGGATTGCATGAAACCTTCCCCAGCCTGTTGAACTGTTCAACAAATCTAAATAAACCCAATAAAGACAGTCCCCTGAGGAAAAGGCCACGAAGGAGACGATAGAGATGCGAGAAGGAAAAGGTTCCTGCCTGTCTGTGGCTCCTTTGACTCTAATGTACCTGCTTGTGCGTTGTTTTGTTGCGATGAGGGATCTACTACACTGGCCACGCTGGAACAATCCTCTTTCTCCGTGGAGAGGGGGCACTCGAGTCCACCTGCAGCCTCTAATAGACTCTCCCTGGAGAATTCTGCGGGGGGAAGAGCGACAAATAGAGGACGAGGTGATGATAGCGACTGAAACCAGAGAGAGATGAGTCCTCGTCATCATACGGGGGCTGTGGATTAAAAGCTCTCGGTCGATATTTATTGTTACGTCCTATTCCACCGTGTGTCATGAATCAGGTTTCTGATATGAAAGTAATGTCGATCAATACCATGTGACAtttacagttgtgtttgtttactccTGCTGTCTGGATTCAAAAGGCTGAAGCCACACTCCAACGGACTGGTGTTAATGgtcattgatttgttttcctccgccttccttcttcttttcatcttaACTGAAAGCTTGATCAGAACTTTGTCTATAACATAAGAGCAATCCTAACAAACACGGTTTCATCTTGTAACCTATCTTTTATTAATAACGTCCGTGTCCCAAtcaattcaaatttaattaCTTAACaatattaatgtaatttttgCACTCTGGTGCTATTGCTTTGGATGAAAGAGCCCCGTCCATTCGTGATGCATTAGTCCTGGGTAATTACTAAATGTGTGCGAGCAGTGTGGGCTGCCCTCTGTGACCATCCACTCACCCGCTATTAGAGTGAATTATTTGGCAGGAGTTTAAAAGCTGACCTCTGCTTTTTGTCATGGGCTGTGCAGTATCTggcacagagaggagacagtAAGAGCCGAGGCCTTTTAACAATGCAAGTGTTTGCATTAGAGGATTAGTTCTGCACTTTATTATATATACGCTGAGTTGCTTTGTGATTGACAGGCAGACCGACATCATACCATATATCATTGACAGCATACCGACACTCATGTAAACGTCAAAGGTGTAAGGTAAGAACAAATATCAATTGTTTGATTTCTACTTAAATTCAAAAACTGGTTTGCTGGTTTACTGCTTTTATCTATGTTGGTAGATGGACTTTATTACCTTCGGACATAGCAGGTTAGCTGTTTCCAATCTTCATGCTAAGATAAGCTAACCTGACAAGCTGCTGGCTCAAGATACATAGCTCTATAGTGATGATGGCATGGTACTATAGGCTGGCACGGTGGTACAGCGGTttgcactgtcacctcacagcaggAGGAGTATTTCCAtgaggagtttgcatgttctaccTGTGTCTGCgagggttttctctgggtactctgGTTTCCTCCAACAGTCCAAAGATATGCAGCTTGGGtttaggttaactggagactctaaattgaccttAAGTGAATgggaatggttgtttgtctccacgTTTCATCTTTCTGATACGCCagtaatctctataaacagattctagctgcaaatggaaaatatgtgcatgtttatttgcatatagagtggggaggtgagatccgatcacaagtcgCCGCTCGAGACACATGTGGAGACTCATTCTGATGCCTGGGTTGAACTGACCTAattagagctgtccacttgtaaCCAGATCATCCGAGACACATGTAAACACCTGGTAGGAACAGGGCTTCAGTTTCCCTTGGCCTCTTCCCCCTCGCTCTTCTCAACCTCACattgcaggcacacacacgtcCCCTCCAGCTAATTTCGCGCTTCCTACATCACTCCGCTTCACTTTCATCCTCTTTTCTCTCAATTCCGCACCCTTACGTCATGTTAATAAGCTTTATTTGGATTCACTCCTCTTCTTTAATATGcctctgcagcttcctcctctccctcccctcggCCCTCGTCCCACCATCTGCTCTCCCATTCTCGTGGTATCACAACATCCATTTTTCAGAGGCAGCAGTCACCTCCTCGTGTCCTTCCTTCGCTCCAGCACTCTCGTACCTTGttgtttccatccatccattccttTCTCTGTACCTTTCCTTGACCCAGACCGGTTTTGGCAGACTGCCTTTTGGCCACTCCTCACCCAttcattaaagggatagttcacccattaatgaaaatgtgtcatccaagtgtcagtTAGCCCTGAcgttcaaatttgactcgaaacagcatcattttcaccatgtttttcaGCCTGAATGTCCTCTCTTATCCTCCCCactagttactgctgcagttctcGTGAGAACTTGTGAGTATAACGAGTATAACTGAGAGGATAGCAGCAGACATATACTGTTGAAGAGTCATTTAACAAGTTGCATACACGCAGTTGGTGAACTTAATTTTCTCTGTGAGTCTCAAGGAGGTTTGTGAGGCGGCCGCAACGCTGCAAGCATGCAAATGAAATCTTCTTACTCACTGTCTTCAAACATACCCTCCATTTGGCAGCGCAGTTTCTCAAAGGCCTCCGAAGTGGAGTCGTTGTCGTGCGGGAGCTCCTCCCCGGCGGGCATGGAGTCGGGGCTGGGCCGGTCTGACAGGCAGCTCTCCGAGGAGCACTCGTCCCCGCCTCCCTGCGACTGCCTGTACAGGTGGTGCTCTACCATGAACTGCAGCTCTGAGAGGACGCAGGTGGAGATCGGAGAGGTAGGGAGATATAAAGGGTTAActgggtgtgagagagagaggatgagaggggggaggaacagtgaagttaaactaGAAAGTTTATGAAGCATCATTGGGGAGAAGGAGGACgagcaagaaaaagaaagtggtgTGAGATGAAGGGAGCCAATGGGAGAGAAGAGGGGTTATGAACCACATTTAGTAAAGAGAGGTTGAAGGAAGAAGATTCCGAAGGTGGAGATTTACTGAGAAATCCATCACTTCAGAGGAACATCGTAGGTTAagcattttaaataaaccaacaaGATTAAATTAACAACCTGCACTGATTGGGGGGAGTTACGTAAAGATGCATCCGAGTTTGAAGATTATTTTAATCTTCTTTTTTGACCACCATCTATGGTTTATCACTTTTAATCCCCTCTAGTGGGAATCTATCGCTCGAGTTTCCTCCAAACAGTGACTCATCACACTTAAAGCTGTTTATATGTGAAACTTATTGAAGAATAATCAACTTGGAGCTACACATTTATCTTCTCACTGTTGTTCCCCTGCTTCCCTTTCTTTGTTAGAAACATGCTATATAGAAAACAGGAGCTGTATTACTTTGatgagaaaaggaaacaacCTAGAGAAATGTCAGGTGCTGGAACATTTCTCAGGCTTTGTGTTAATTTCGTCCGACTCGGTTCTGCTtttagcaacaaaaaaaatctgagatCTGGTCAGAAAACACGAGATAATGAGTCCTCGCTGAGACAAGTGCAGCCCTGATTGGATCCAAGGTTGATAAAGGCCCCTGGAGGTAGAACACACTTTCATCAATTGCCTATTGGGCTCACCAATCAAATTCAATTTAGCTGACATTTGATCTCCAGGTGCAATTTGGAGACTGGAAATTGGACATAACATCCTATTATAGGATAGGTGGAcatttttatattctgtttttaaaataattctTACATGACTACGTGtatatttattcagtttttgcTTTCTGTGATAAATCCTACTGCTGTGAAAAGATCATTTtcagaaactgtaaaaagtgaCCAACTGCAAATTTATTACTTTTCTATTGGTAAATTTATTTATCAATGTATTGATTCTATTTTGGTGATATCATGTCTGAATTAACTGCGACAACATtgtgcaattttctttttccccacCTAGTGAACAGCTTGTGATAACTCAGGAAGctccttttttttacattacatctTGTTTCTCACATGTTCTCCCTGGTGGTTTAAgagcttgtgtttttgtttacacaaATCTTTTTTCTATCCTTCTGAGATGGGCTGTTTTGGGAACAGTTGCTGCCGTTGGCCTTTTTTATACCCGAGGTTCGATGTGTTTGACTTGAATTTAACTTACGTGGCCACATTCCGCCACAATGAGCAACAacatcagtttggtttgaaaagCTCAGAAACAGTATTCACCTCTGTGTTGTCCCCATAGCTGTAGAAACATGAACACCTGCTCTCTACCCGACCTGATCTAAATGATGAAGACAGGCACCAGCCTCATCTGatcaccttttgttttttgtcttctcCGGCAGACCTCTGTGAGCCATATGGGTGACAGTTTGAGTTTAGAATAAGGCTCAGCATGAGTCTTATAAATAATGCAATAGAACAAGATACAGGACATTACTGTAGCTGAGGCTGTGGCAGCCTTTTGCAGAAAATGCTTGGTGGTGACTAACTggagcaaatgttttattaattcattttcgTATTTTTGCCCTATGGCAGCAAATAGAGAGAATTATGTGTTGAAGAGAATTAAGCGAGTAAATTAGGAGAAAGAGCAGCAAGAACTTAGAGCTTTACTGTTGCAAAGTGTGAGCTCACACATAAAATACCAACATCACATTAAGGACGATGACAACACTGATAAGTGACACTAACCTTTCATCGTTGGAGTTCCCTTTTGCCCTTTTCGTCTTTGTCGAGGGGAGTTCAACAAGGCGGCCTGTAAAACATCAACATGGCTTGTCAGCTGGACAGAGAGCACC is part of the Hippoglossus hippoglossus isolate fHipHip1 chromosome 5, fHipHip1.pri, whole genome shotgun sequence genome and harbors:
- the LOC117761268 gene encoding protein phosphatase 1 regulatory subunit 1A-like isoform X2 — translated: METGSPRKIQFTVPLLDSHLDPEAAEQIRRRRPTPATLVASSDQSSPEIDEDRLPNQLYKAALLNSPRQRRKGQKGTPTMKELQFMVEHHLYRQSQGGGDECSSESCLSDRPSPDSMPAGEELPHDNDSTSEAFEKLRCQMEEFSRESLLEAAGGLECPLSTEKEDCSSVASVVDPSSQQNNAQAGTKDAASSASQPEEEKTKQCSLEKEK
- the LOC117761268 gene encoding protein phosphatase 1 regulatory subunit 1A-like isoform X1 translates to METGSPRKIQFTVPLLDSHLDPEAAEQIRRRRPTPATLVASSDQSSPEIDEDRLPNQLYKAALLNSPRQRRKGQKGTPTMKELQFMVEHHLYRQSQGGGDECSSESCLSDRPSPDSMPAGEELPHDNDSTSEAFEKLRCQMEGMFEDKFSRESLLEAAGGLECPLSTEKEDCSSVASVVDPSSQQNNAQAGTKDAASSASQPEEEKTKQCSLEKEK